Proteins co-encoded in one Nothobranchius furzeri strain GRZ-AD chromosome 4, NfurGRZ-RIMD1, whole genome shotgun sequence genomic window:
- the neil1 gene encoding endonuclease 8-like 1 isoform X3 yields MPEGPELHLASQFVNKMCDGVVFSGPVGKSEVSKNPDVPFTCEAYCITATSRGKEVKLTLTPIKCEDDLKRRAKGKQVDQPMDVVFRFGMSGYFRFTGEDELPKHAHLRFYTKEKPRRVLSFVDTRRFGSWQPNGTWQPDRGPCIMFEYKRFRENVLSNLSDRAFDRPICEVLLNQKYFNGIGNYLRAEILYRPNIPPFVCARNVLEGLELEDTLDEKTVKNEFPTSKKSKKKTMNQESGDLLRLCHTIPLEVVSLGGKGYDPEKTDYSTFMAWLQCYYVDGMKTMRDHNGRTMWFQGDPGPMAPKGSKSPKPKKRVKKEDDHDYTEKEKATESRCESTTKKQRVVKRETPKREGNARSKEVTSKRGKTQEVMQQSETRPKSRKRKSNNTDKTSGKNISESLNVFQVNQTPGGGKYSSFLVAGEQSRTGRVTRKNSK; encoded by the exons atgcctGAGGGACCAGAGCTCCACCTGGCCAGCCAGTTTGTAAACAAGATGTGTGATGGAGTGGTCTTCAGTGGACCAGTCGGAAAATCTGAGGTCAGCAAAAATCCTGATGTGCCCTTCACCTGTGAGGCGTACTGCATCACGGCCACTTCCAGAGGGAAGGAAGTCAAACTCACACTGACGCCCATCAAGTGTGAGGATGATCTAAAGAGGAGAGCAAAGGGCAAACAAGTGGATCAGCCCATGGATGTGGTCTTCCGCTTTGGGATGTCTGGTTATTTCCGCTTTACTGGAGAGGATGAGCTGCCCAAGCATGCCCATCTGCGTTTTTATACCAAAGAGAAGCCCCGCAGAGTGCTGAGCTTCGTGGATACTCGCAGGTTTGGCAGCTGGCAGCCCAATGGAACGTGGCAGCCTGACAGAGGGCCCTGCATCATGTTTGAGTATAAAAGATTCAG GGAGAATGTCTTGTCAAACTTGAGCGATCGGGCTTTCGATCGGCCGATTTGTGAAGTCCTTCTGAATCAAAAATACTTCAATGGTATTGGGAACTACCTGAGAGCTGAAATCCTTTACAG GCCGAACATCCCACCCTTTGTGTGTGCCCGGAATGTACTGGAAGGCCTTGAGTTGGAGGATACTTTGGATGAGAAAACCGTGAAAAATGAGTTCCCAACCTCAAAG AAGTCTAAAAAGAAAACGATGAACCAGGAAAGCGGTGACCTGCTCAGGCTTTGCCACACGATTCCTCTGGAGGTGGTCAGTTTAG GTGGTAAAGGCTACGACCCCGAGAAAACGGACTACTCCACCTTCATGGCATGGCTGCAGTGTTATTACGTTGACGGAATGAAGACTATGCGGGACCACAACGGCCGCACCATGTGGTTCCAA GGAGATCCAGGTCCCATGGCTCCTAAAG GTTCAAAGTCACCCAAACCCAAGAAGAGGGTAAAGAAAGAGGATGACCACGATTACACAGAGAAGGAAAAGGCAA CGGAAAGTCGCTGTGAAAGCACAACAAAGAAACAAAGGGTGGTCAAAAGAGAAACGCCAAAGAGAGAGGGGAATGCACGTTCAAAGGAAGTGACATCAAAGAGAGGAAAGACTCAGGAAGTGATGCAGCAGAGTGAAACGAGACCTAAATCACGTAAGAGGAAAAGCAACAACACAGACAAAACTTCTGGTAAGAATATTTCTGAATCCTTAAACGTTTTTCAGGTAAACCAAACGCCGGGGGGGGGAAAATATTCTTCTTTCCTTGTTGCAGGAGAACAAAGTCGAACAGGGAGGGTGACCAGAAAGAACAGCAAATGA
- the neil1 gene encoding endonuclease 8-like 1 isoform X2 — translation MATLADRKISRYLAISRNEHPNVVVTQRSCSSVLSCTRMPEGPELHLASQFVNKMCDGVVFSGPVGKSEVSKNPDVPFTCEAYCITATSRGKEVKLTLTPIKCEDDLKRRAKGKQVDQPMDVVFRFGMSGYFRFTGEDELPKHAHLRFYTKEKPRRVLSFVDTRRFGSWQPNGTWQPDRGPCIMFEYKRFRENVLSNLSDRAFDRPICEVLLNQKYFNGIGNYLRAEILYRPNIPPFVCARNVLEGLELEDTLDEKTVKNEFPTSKKSKKKTMNQESGDLLRLCHTIPLEVVSLGGKGYDPEKTDYSTFMAWLQCYYVDGMKTMRDHNGRTMWFQGDPGPMAPKGSKSPKPKKRVKKEDDHDYTEKEKATESRCESTTKKQRVVKRETPKREGNARSKEVTSKRGKTQEVMQQSETRPKSRKPNAGGGKIFFFPCCRRTKSNREGDQKEQQMKTKRRRHFMKYFCTFILEIY, via the exons ATGGCCACATTAGCTGATAGGAAGATCTCGCGGTATCTCGCGATATCCAGAAATGAGCACCCGAATGTGGTTGTTACACAACGCAG CTGCAGCAGtgttttgtcctgtaccagaatgcctGAGGGACCAGAGCTCCACCTGGCCAGCCAGTTTGTAAACAAGATGTGTGATGGAGTGGTCTTCAGTGGACCAGTCGGAAAATCTGAGGTCAGCAAAAATCCTGATGTGCCCTTCACCTGTGAGGCGTACTGCATCACGGCCACTTCCAGAGGGAAGGAAGTCAAACTCACACTGACGCCCATCAAGTGTGAGGATGATCTAAAGAGGAGAGCAAAGGGCAAACAAGTGGATCAGCCCATGGATGTGGTCTTCCGCTTTGGGATGTCTGGTTATTTCCGCTTTACTGGAGAGGATGAGCTGCCCAAGCATGCCCATCTGCGTTTTTATACCAAAGAGAAGCCCCGCAGAGTGCTGAGCTTCGTGGATACTCGCAGGTTTGGCAGCTGGCAGCCCAATGGAACGTGGCAGCCTGACAGAGGGCCCTGCATCATGTTTGAGTATAAAAGATTCAG GGAGAATGTCTTGTCAAACTTGAGCGATCGGGCTTTCGATCGGCCGATTTGTGAAGTCCTTCTGAATCAAAAATACTTCAATGGTATTGGGAACTACCTGAGAGCTGAAATCCTTTACAG GCCGAACATCCCACCCTTTGTGTGTGCCCGGAATGTACTGGAAGGCCTTGAGTTGGAGGATACTTTGGATGAGAAAACCGTGAAAAATGAGTTCCCAACCTCAAAG AAGTCTAAAAAGAAAACGATGAACCAGGAAAGCGGTGACCTGCTCAGGCTTTGCCACACGATTCCTCTGGAGGTGGTCAGTTTAG GTGGTAAAGGCTACGACCCCGAGAAAACGGACTACTCCACCTTCATGGCATGGCTGCAGTGTTATTACGTTGACGGAATGAAGACTATGCGGGACCACAACGGCCGCACCATGTGGTTCCAA GGAGATCCAGGTCCCATGGCTCCTAAAG GTTCAAAGTCACCCAAACCCAAGAAGAGGGTAAAGAAAGAGGATGACCACGATTACACAGAGAAGGAAAAGGCAA CGGAAAGTCGCTGTGAAAGCACAACAAAGAAACAAAGGGTGGTCAAAAGAGAAACGCCAAAGAGAGAGGGGAATGCACGTTCAAAGGAAGTGACATCAAAGAGAGGAAAGACTCAGGAAGTGATGCAGCAGAGTGAAACGAGACCTAAATCAC GTAAACCAAACGCCGGGGGGGGGAAAATATTCTTCTTTCCTTGTTGCAGGAGAACAAAGTCGAACAGGGAGGGTGACCAGAAAGAACAGCAAATGAAAACCAAAAGGAGACGCCACTTTATGAAATACTTTTGTACTTTTATACTTGAAAtctattaa
- the man2c1 gene encoding alpha-mannosidase 2C1, with amino-acid sequence MFHLPVLRNRRTLLERAEKFISGVYFTDCNLRGRLYGESCPLETIDSFLSPNRITFSEASQQNFDPYHIGDTFGPTWWTCWFKVSMTIPESWRGKEVHLLFESDGEAMVWRDGQPVQGLTKEGEKTSYILSECLKDEEPHRLTLYVEMACNGLFGAGQGSMIAAPDPNRKFSVHKTELVIFNRNVQKLLTEFEMLVDIVKELGEGEQRGYQALFTANEMVNLCDPSDPSSFSKAHSLAHKFFSQHNGESQHTVHAMGHCHIDSAWLWPYEETIRKCGRSWVTAVSLMEKDPEFVFTCSQAQQFEWVKNWYPGLFTKIQHYVKRGQFIPVGGTWVEMDGNLPSGESMVRQFLQGQRFFNQEFGMLCKEFWLPDTFGYSAQLPQIMQGCGISNFLTQKLSWNLVNTFPHNTFFWEGLDGSKVLTHFPPGNSYEMKGKVEDLVKTVKNNKDKGRANHSAALFGFGDGGGGPTQLMLDRLHLIKDTDGLPRVQMSSPDKLFSQLQADSALLCTWTGELFLELHNGTYTTQAQIKRENRQCEVLLHDVEVASSLALCQNQTFVYPVAKLQQLWRLLLLNQFHDVIPGSCIGMVVEDALNYYREIHGDGAALLQEACEALGSKGGSTGVFNSLPWERHEVIQITDDSEKPRLALVRAPSVGVSLVKETQPLTPVSVTLQADGAVVMENGILQTIVRKDGTLTSLRVISANRETISDGCAGNQFVIFDDVPLYWDAWDVMDYHLQTRKPVVEVVQPVQVVSSGGLRGSVSFALRISDKSTVTQEIVMDAVCPYIKFNTKVQWAESHKFLKVEFPVRVRSPNATYEIQFGHLQRPTHWNTSWDWARFEVWAHKWADLSEHNFGVALLNDSKYGYSIHRNTMTLSLLRAPKAPDAVADMGTHQFTYAIMPHTNSFQDASVIQCSYNLNFPLRLIQCHPDSEPWSAFSVSPPSVILETIKQAEDGKGTLVVRLYESHGGSVTATLNTNLPVKEAWHCDLLERRDPARPALITPEGISLTFKPFQIVTLQLIL; translated from the exons ATGTTTCACCTGCCTGTGCTGAGAAACAGGCGCACACTTCTGGAGAGGGCGGAGAAGTTTATCTCTGGTGTTTATTTCACTGACTGCAACCTGAGAGGACG GCTTTATGGAGAATCGTGTCCCTTGGAAACCATCGACTCCTTCCTGTCCCCTAACAGAATCACATTCAGTGAAGCCTCTCAGCAGAACTTTGACCCTTATCATATCGGTGACACCTTTGGACCAAC GTGGTGGACTTGCTGGTTTAAAGTGTCCATGACGATCCCTGAATCCTGGAGAGGGAAAGAGGTTCATCTTCTCTTTGAAAGTGATGGGGAGGCGATGGTCTGGAGAGATGGGCAGCCAGTTCAG GGGCTGACTAAGGAGGGTGAAAAGACGAGTTACATACTATCTGAGTGTCTGAAAGACGAAGAGCCCCACAG ATTAACCCTGTATGTAGAAATGGCCTGTAACGGTCTGTTTGGAGCTGGTCAAGGGTCCATGATCGCAGCTCCAGACCCAAACAGGAAGTTCTCTGTCCACAAGACAGAGTTGGTGATCTTCAACAGGAATGTACAGAAGCTGCTGACTGAGTTCGAGATGCTTGTTGACATTGTTAAG GAGCTTGGAGAAGGAGAACAGAGAGGCTACCAGGCTCTTTTTACTGCCAATGAGATGGTGAACCTCTGTGACCCCTCTGACCCCAGCTCCTTCTCTAAAGCCCACAGTCTGGCTCACAAGTTCTTCAGCCAGCACAACGGAGAAAGTCAGCACACTGTCCACGCAATGGGTCACTGCCACATAGACTCAG CCTGGCTGTGGCCCTACGAAGAGACGATTCGTAAATGCGGTCGAAGTTGGGTGACGGCGGTCAGTTTAATGGAGAAAGATCCAGAGTTTGTCTTCACCTGCTCTCAG GCCCAGCAGTTTGAGTGGGTAAAGAACTGGTACCCGGGACTCTTCACCAAGATTCAGCATTATGTCAAAAGAGGCCAATTTATTCCAGTTGGAGGAACATGGGTGGAAATG GATGGAAACCTGCCTTCAGGCGAGTCCATGGTGCGTCAGTTCCTGCAGGGCCAGCGCTTTTTTAACCAAGAGTTTGGGATGCTGTGCAAAGAG TTCTGGCTTCCCGATACATTTGGCTACTCTGCCCAGCTGCCTCAGATCATGCAGGGATGTGGCATTTCTAACTTCCTGACACAGAAACTTAGCTGGAATCTGGTCAACACCTTTCCT CACAACACATTTTTCTGGGAAGGTCTGGACGGCTCCAAAGTTTTGACTCACTTCCCACCTGGAAATTCCTACGAAATGAAAGGCAAGGTTGAAGAC CTTGTGAAAACTGTGAAGAATAACAAAGATAAAGGCAGAGCCAATCACAGCGCAGCGTTGTTTGGCTTTGGGGATGGTGGTGGTGGGCCCACACAGCTGATGCTGGACAGACTTCACCTCATCAAGGACACAGATGGGCTTCCCAG AGTCCAGATGTCCAGCCCTGACAAGCTTTTCTCACAGCTTCAGGCTGACTCAGCTCTGCTGTGCACGTGGACCGGAGAGCTTTTCCTGGAGCTGCACAACGGCACCTACACCACACAGGCACAG ATAAAAAGGGAAAACCGTCAGTGTGAAGTTTTGCTTCACGATGTGGAGGTCGCCAGCAGTTTGGCCTTGTGTCAAAACCAGACGTTTGTGTATCCTGTGGCTAAACTGCAGCAGCTGTGGAG ATTGCTCCTTCtgaaccagttccatgatgtgattcctggcagctgcattggaaTGGTTGTGGAGGATGCTCTTAATTATTACAGAG AGATCCACGGTGACGGAGCTGCACTTCTGCAAGAGGCTTGTGAGGCTTTGGGGTCAAAGGGTGGCTCCACTGGTGTGTTCAACTCTCTTCCATGGGAGCGCCATGAAGTCATACAGATTACAGATGACTCAGAGAAACCTCGTCTGG CTCTGGTGAGAGCTCCCAGCGTCGGAGTATCTCTGGTGAAAGAAACCCAACCCCTGACTCCTGTCTCTGTCACACTTCAG GCTGATGGTGCTGTCGTCATGGAGAATGGAATTCTACAGACCATCGTAAGAAAAGATGGCACTCTGACTTCTCTGAGAGTGATCAGTGCCAACAG AGAAACCATCTCTGATGGTTGTGCTGGAAACCAGTTTGTCATATTTGATGATGTCCCTCTGTACTGGGATGCCTGGGATGTGATGGATTACCATCTTCAGACGAG GAAGCCTGTGGTGGAGGTGGTGCAGCCGGTTCAGGTGGTGTCCTCAGGTGGGCTTCGGGGCAGCGTCAGCTTTGCCCTCAGGATCAGTGATAAAAGCACGGTCACACAAGAGATCGTCATGGATGCTGTGTGTCCTTACATCAAATTCAACACAAAG GTGCAGTGGGCGGAGTCACACAAGTTTCTCAAGGTGGAGTTTCCTGTGCGAGTGCGCAGCCCGAATGCGACATACGAGATCCAGTTTGGCCATCTGCAGCGACCCACTCACTGGAACACATCATGGGACTGGGCCAGGTTTGAG GTTTGGGCTCACAAATGGGCAGACCTATCTGAGCACAACTTTGGAGTTGCACTTCTGAATGACTCCAAATACGGTTACTCCATCCACAGGAACACAATGACCCTGTCCTT GCTGAGAGCACCTAAGGCCCCAGATGCTGTTGCAGACATGGGGACTCATCAGTTCACATACGCCATCATGCCACACACAA ACTCTTTCCAAGATGCATCTGTTATCCAGTGCTCCTACAACCTGAACTTCCCACTGAGGCTGATCCAATGCCATCCTGACTCTGAACCCTGGAGCGCCTTCTCAGTCAGCCCTCCTTCAGTCATACTTGAGACCATTAAACAG GCCGAGGATGGGAAGGGGACACTTGTAGTGCGTCTGTATGAGTCACATGGGGGCAGCGTCACTGCTACACTCAACACCAACCTTCCAGTCAAGGAAGCCTGGCA TTGTGACCTCTTGGAGAGGCGTGACCCGGCCCGGCCAGCTCTTATTACCCCGGAGGGAATCTCTCTGACCTTCAAACCTTTTCAAATTGTGACACTTCAACTCATTTTGTGA
- the commd4 gene encoding COMM domain-containing protein 4 — MRFRFCGDLDCPDWVLAEISTLAKLSSIKMKLLCAQVLKDLLGEGIDFDKVAKLTADAKFESGDIKASVAVLSFILSSAAKHDVDSESLSSELQQLGLPKEHATGLCKSYEDKHSVLQDKLREASLRLGRLNSVSWRVDYTLSSSELREVNEPVIQLKLQTQRADPGSSETNVFAVSADKFRVLLTELKQAQTMMNALQ, encoded by the exons ATG AGGTTCCGTTTCTGTGGAGATTTGGACTGCCCGGATTGGGTTCTTGCTGAAATCAGCACATTAGCAAAACTT TCTAGTATCAAGATGAAACTTCTTTGTGCTCAAGTGCTGAAGGATTTACTCGGAGAGGGGATTGAT TTTGATAAAGTTGCAAAGCTGACTGCAGATGCAAAGTTTG AAAGTGGAGACATCAAAGCCAGTGTGGCTGTCCTCAGCTTTATTTTGTCCAGTGCAGCCAAACATGACGTTGACAGCGAATCGCTGTCCAGCGAGCTGCAGCAACTGGGGCTGCCAAAAG AGCATGCTACAGGGCTTTGCAAATCCTATGAAGACAAGCACTCTGTACTTCAAGACAAACTAAGAGAGGCCAGCTTGAGAT TGGGACGACTTAACTCTGTGTCATGGCGTGTCGATTACACCCTGAGCTCGAGTGAACTCCGAGAAGTGAACGAACCAGTGATACAGCTTAAGCTGCAGACACAAAGAGCTGACCCTGGCTCCTCCGAAACGAATGTCTTCGCTGTCTCTGCTGACAAGTTTAGAGTCCTGCTAACTG AGCTCAAACAAGCCCAGACTATGATGAATGCTCTGCAATGA
- the neil1 gene encoding endonuclease 8-like 1 isoform X1 — protein MATLADRKISRYLAISRNEHPNVVVTQRSCSSVLSCTRMPEGPELHLASQFVNKMCDGVVFSGPVGKSEVSKNPDVPFTCEAYCITATSRGKEVKLTLTPIKCEDDLKRRAKGKQVDQPMDVVFRFGMSGYFRFTGEDELPKHAHLRFYTKEKPRRVLSFVDTRRFGSWQPNGTWQPDRGPCIMFEYKRFRENVLSNLSDRAFDRPICEVLLNQKYFNGIGNYLRAEILYRPNIPPFVCARNVLEGLELEDTLDEKTVKNEFPTSKKSKKKTMNQESGDLLRLCHTIPLEVVSLGGKGYDPEKTDYSTFMAWLQCYYVDGMKTMRDHNGRTMWFQGDPGPMAPKGSKSPKPKKRVKKEDDHDYTEKEKATESRCESTTKKQRVVKRETPKREGNARSKEVTSKRGKTQEVMQQSETRPKSRKRKSNNTDKTSGKNISESLNVFQVNQTPGGGKYSSFLVAGEQSRTGRVTRKNSK, from the exons ATGGCCACATTAGCTGATAGGAAGATCTCGCGGTATCTCGCGATATCCAGAAATGAGCACCCGAATGTGGTTGTTACACAACGCAG CTGCAGCAGtgttttgtcctgtaccagaatgcctGAGGGACCAGAGCTCCACCTGGCCAGCCAGTTTGTAAACAAGATGTGTGATGGAGTGGTCTTCAGTGGACCAGTCGGAAAATCTGAGGTCAGCAAAAATCCTGATGTGCCCTTCACCTGTGAGGCGTACTGCATCACGGCCACTTCCAGAGGGAAGGAAGTCAAACTCACACTGACGCCCATCAAGTGTGAGGATGATCTAAAGAGGAGAGCAAAGGGCAAACAAGTGGATCAGCCCATGGATGTGGTCTTCCGCTTTGGGATGTCTGGTTATTTCCGCTTTACTGGAGAGGATGAGCTGCCCAAGCATGCCCATCTGCGTTTTTATACCAAAGAGAAGCCCCGCAGAGTGCTGAGCTTCGTGGATACTCGCAGGTTTGGCAGCTGGCAGCCCAATGGAACGTGGCAGCCTGACAGAGGGCCCTGCATCATGTTTGAGTATAAAAGATTCAG GGAGAATGTCTTGTCAAACTTGAGCGATCGGGCTTTCGATCGGCCGATTTGTGAAGTCCTTCTGAATCAAAAATACTTCAATGGTATTGGGAACTACCTGAGAGCTGAAATCCTTTACAG GCCGAACATCCCACCCTTTGTGTGTGCCCGGAATGTACTGGAAGGCCTTGAGTTGGAGGATACTTTGGATGAGAAAACCGTGAAAAATGAGTTCCCAACCTCAAAG AAGTCTAAAAAGAAAACGATGAACCAGGAAAGCGGTGACCTGCTCAGGCTTTGCCACACGATTCCTCTGGAGGTGGTCAGTTTAG GTGGTAAAGGCTACGACCCCGAGAAAACGGACTACTCCACCTTCATGGCATGGCTGCAGTGTTATTACGTTGACGGAATGAAGACTATGCGGGACCACAACGGCCGCACCATGTGGTTCCAA GGAGATCCAGGTCCCATGGCTCCTAAAG GTTCAAAGTCACCCAAACCCAAGAAGAGGGTAAAGAAAGAGGATGACCACGATTACACAGAGAAGGAAAAGGCAA CGGAAAGTCGCTGTGAAAGCACAACAAAGAAACAAAGGGTGGTCAAAAGAGAAACGCCAAAGAGAGAGGGGAATGCACGTTCAAAGGAAGTGACATCAAAGAGAGGAAAGACTCAGGAAGTGATGCAGCAGAGTGAAACGAGACCTAAATCACGTAAGAGGAAAAGCAACAACACAGACAAAACTTCTGGTAAGAATATTTCTGAATCCTTAAACGTTTTTCAGGTAAACCAAACGCCGGGGGGGGGAAAATATTCTTCTTTCCTTGTTGCAGGAGAACAAAGTCGAACAGGGAGGGTGACCAGAAAGAACAGCAAATGA
- the neil1 gene encoding endonuclease 8-like 1 isoform X4: protein MATLADRKISRYLAISRNEHPNVVVTQRSCSSVLSCTRMPEGPELHLASQFVNKMCDGVVFSGPVGKSEVSKNPDVPFTCEAYCITATSRGKEVKLTLTPIKCEDDLKRRAKGKQVDQPMDVVFRFGMSGYFRFTGEDELPKHAHLRFYTKEKPRRVLSFVDTRRFGSWQPNGTWQPDRGPCIMFEYKRFRENVLSNLSDRAFDRPICEVLLNQKYFNGIGNYLRAEILYRPNIPPFVCARNVLEGLELEDTLDEKTVKNEFPTSKKSKKKTMNQESGDLLRLCHTIPLEVVSLGGKGYDPEKTDYSTFMAWLQCYYVDGMKTMRDHNGRTMWFQGDPGPMAPKGSKSPKPKKRVKKEDDHDYTEKEKATESRCESTTKKQRVVKRETPKREGNARSKEVTSKRGKTQEVMQQSETRPKSREQSRTGRVTRKNSK, encoded by the exons ATGGCCACATTAGCTGATAGGAAGATCTCGCGGTATCTCGCGATATCCAGAAATGAGCACCCGAATGTGGTTGTTACACAACGCAG CTGCAGCAGtgttttgtcctgtaccagaatgcctGAGGGACCAGAGCTCCACCTGGCCAGCCAGTTTGTAAACAAGATGTGTGATGGAGTGGTCTTCAGTGGACCAGTCGGAAAATCTGAGGTCAGCAAAAATCCTGATGTGCCCTTCACCTGTGAGGCGTACTGCATCACGGCCACTTCCAGAGGGAAGGAAGTCAAACTCACACTGACGCCCATCAAGTGTGAGGATGATCTAAAGAGGAGAGCAAAGGGCAAACAAGTGGATCAGCCCATGGATGTGGTCTTCCGCTTTGGGATGTCTGGTTATTTCCGCTTTACTGGAGAGGATGAGCTGCCCAAGCATGCCCATCTGCGTTTTTATACCAAAGAGAAGCCCCGCAGAGTGCTGAGCTTCGTGGATACTCGCAGGTTTGGCAGCTGGCAGCCCAATGGAACGTGGCAGCCTGACAGAGGGCCCTGCATCATGTTTGAGTATAAAAGATTCAG GGAGAATGTCTTGTCAAACTTGAGCGATCGGGCTTTCGATCGGCCGATTTGTGAAGTCCTTCTGAATCAAAAATACTTCAATGGTATTGGGAACTACCTGAGAGCTGAAATCCTTTACAG GCCGAACATCCCACCCTTTGTGTGTGCCCGGAATGTACTGGAAGGCCTTGAGTTGGAGGATACTTTGGATGAGAAAACCGTGAAAAATGAGTTCCCAACCTCAAAG AAGTCTAAAAAGAAAACGATGAACCAGGAAAGCGGTGACCTGCTCAGGCTTTGCCACACGATTCCTCTGGAGGTGGTCAGTTTAG GTGGTAAAGGCTACGACCCCGAGAAAACGGACTACTCCACCTTCATGGCATGGCTGCAGTGTTATTACGTTGACGGAATGAAGACTATGCGGGACCACAACGGCCGCACCATGTGGTTCCAA GGAGATCCAGGTCCCATGGCTCCTAAAG GTTCAAAGTCACCCAAACCCAAGAAGAGGGTAAAGAAAGAGGATGACCACGATTACACAGAGAAGGAAAAGGCAA CGGAAAGTCGCTGTGAAAGCACAACAAAGAAACAAAGGGTGGTCAAAAGAGAAACGCCAAAGAGAGAGGGGAATGCACGTTCAAAGGAAGTGACATCAAAGAGAGGAAAGACTCAGGAAGTGATGCAGCAGAGTGAAACGAGACCTAAATCAC GAGAACAAAGTCGAACAGGGAGGGTGACCAGAAAGAACAGCAAATGA